Proteins co-encoded in one Myxococcales bacterium genomic window:
- a CDS encoding HAMP domain-containing protein, which produces MTRGTVSGTSARLSAASVAVLALFAVALWVALSTFEHLGAAETEVAELEDTKHAGHAVAAMIREQYIHQAHTIIARDHSHLIHYEVAVQNTRAATLRLQEFARGDDQRERTREIARLVTEMNRIFKSDVVPTVGSKDTAAVRRGHDEITRIVVKVVAVSEGLNEELERFSMEARARERGMRDRARSVFIGCFVLAIAVAGVLGYVMLRSIRGRLARLHEGAANIARGDLSTRIQIEGGDEFTDLAEAFNRMAADVRRHQDDAVRSQKLAAVGQVAAGVAHEINNPLGVMLGYLKLIRRNSELTALAGEELRIVEDEAQQCQRIVRQLLDLARPPRFDGVPVDLSLLVKESVERLSESTAGHTGVEFACAGAPLVRGDQTQLREVLANLLNNAREAGADRVDVQLSNRDGRVCLDVRDAGPGMDDAVRERVFEPFFTTKDRGTGLGLAITQAIIHAHGGDIAIESERGLGTRVHIDLPEASPTEGDLA; this is translated from the coding sequence GTGACTCGAGGAACGGTTTCGGGGACCTCCGCGCGGCTCTCGGCCGCGTCCGTGGCCGTGCTGGCCCTGTTTGCGGTCGCCCTCTGGGTCGCGCTCTCCACGTTCGAGCACCTCGGCGCAGCGGAGACGGAGGTGGCAGAGCTGGAGGACACAAAACACGCCGGTCACGCCGTCGCCGCAATGATTCGTGAACAGTACATCCACCAGGCCCACACCATCATCGCGCGGGACCATTCGCACCTCATCCACTACGAGGTGGCAGTGCAGAATACTCGCGCCGCGACGCTGCGACTTCAGGAATTCGCGCGCGGTGACGATCAGCGAGAGAGAACTCGCGAGATCGCGCGATTGGTCACAGAGATGAACCGCATCTTCAAGTCTGATGTGGTCCCCACCGTGGGTTCAAAGGACACAGCCGCGGTGCGGCGCGGGCACGACGAGATCACGAGGATCGTCGTCAAGGTGGTCGCGGTGAGTGAGGGGCTGAACGAGGAACTCGAGCGGTTCAGCATGGAGGCGCGAGCCCGCGAGCGCGGGATGCGCGATCGAGCGCGCAGCGTGTTCATTGGTTGCTTTGTCCTGGCCATCGCCGTCGCTGGAGTCCTGGGGTACGTCATGTTGCGGTCCATCCGCGGCCGATTGGCGCGGCTGCACGAAGGCGCCGCGAACATCGCCAGGGGAGATCTCTCGACCCGGATCCAGATTGAAGGCGGGGACGAGTTCACCGACCTCGCCGAGGCGTTCAATCGGATGGCGGCGGACGTGCGGCGCCACCAAGACGACGCGGTCCGTTCGCAGAAGCTGGCGGCAGTAGGGCAGGTCGCTGCCGGCGTTGCTCACGAGATCAACAACCCGCTGGGCGTAATGCTGGGCTATTTGAAGCTCATTCGAAGAAACTCGGAGCTGACCGCCCTCGCCGGGGAGGAGCTGCGCATCGTCGAGGACGAGGCCCAGCAGTGCCAACGAATCGTTCGGCAGCTGCTCGATCTTGCGCGACCGCCGCGCTTCGATGGCGTGCCGGTGGATCTCTCCCTGCTGGTCAAGGAGTCGGTCGAACGCCTGAGTGAATCCACCGCCGGACACACCGGCGTCGAGTTCGCGTGTGCGGGCGCGCCTCTCGTACGAGGCGATCAGACCCAGCTGCGGGAGGTGCTGGCCAACCTCCTGAACAACGCGCGGGAGGCAGGCGCCGACCGTGTCGACGTCCAGTTGTCGAACCGCGACGGCCGGGTCTGCCTCGACGTCCGGGATGCCGGGCCGGGCATGGACGACGCGGTCCGTGAGCGAGTCTTCGAGCCGTTCTTCACGACCAAAGACCGCGGCACAGGGCTCGGCCTCGCGATTACCCAGGCCATCATCCACGCACATGGCGGGGACATCGCCATCGAATCCGAACGCGGCCTCGGCACTCGGGTTCACATCGATTTGCCGGAGGCCTCGCCGACGGAAGGGGACCTCGCATGA
- a CDS encoding response regulator — MTKPRVLVADDKDTILSLFGRILQDRFALVTASDGERALALALNDEFDVVVTDIRMPGADGFTVLRELKRAKPEVEVVLMTAFGSVQKAVEAMKEGAY; from the coding sequence ATGACCAAGCCGAGAGTGCTGGTGGCTGACGACAAGGACACGATCCTCAGTCTGTTCGGCCGCATTCTTCAAGATCGATTCGCGCTGGTGACTGCCTCCGACGGTGAGCGTGCCTTGGCCTTGGCGTTGAACGACGAGTTCGACGTCGTCGTGACCGACATTCGCATGCCGGGCGCCGACGGATTCACCGTCCTGCGCGAGCTGAAGCGCGCCAAGCCGGAGGTCGAGGTCGTGCTGATGACGGCGTTCGGCTCGGTACAGAAGGCCGTCGAGGCCATGAAAGAAGGGGCCTACG